TGATCGATTCGATGCTTCTCTCTGTGTGTGTTTCTCTTGAGTTTCTGAAACCCTAAATTGTTGCGAATTGCGAATTGCGAATTCGATTCGATTTGTGAAAAGTGAATTTATTCTAGTAAGAGTGTAGATTAAGGTAAAGTGGAATCCAGCTGAAACTTCAGCCGCAAGATTTATCTAACGGCTCAACATACTCGGTTGTAAACCACTTTATCCttttacattttaaaaattaattgtgatattacatatttaccaaaaaaaaagttaatattatatactctttcaaaaaaaagtttatatcATATACAGATATTGATATGTAAATATATTATACGAGCAAGATGGCCGCCACCGCAGTACCTTCTCCCTGGGTTTTGTATGGTAGAATCACCTTTGGTGGAACTGATTCATCTTCTCTTAAGGAACTCATTAGCTGTTAGTTAGTTAATATCTTTATTCTATTAATTTTCTGATATAgcaaaaaaatgtaaatattatGTATATATTTAAGTACATACTTTTCATCTCATTTTATAATTtcaattaaatatataatttgtACAATAACTAGGTTtaccaaacatttttttttacaatcaaCTAGTTTTTCAACTTTCCGCTACAAGTTattagcttataagctttcattTACATTTTAACCTTAAACTAACTTATTAGTTATGTATTGCATAAAAAATCCTAACTTTGCAAAGATGTGTGACATCATCTCCAATGAAGTTAAATATTCAAAAAGGGAGGGTAGAATAGAAGTTGTAGCAAAAAGACATAGTATTACAAGATTTATTTTATATGTTGTTCAATGCTTGAAGACTTTAAGGAGATATGGAAAATAACTGGTCATACAATCATGTCTGATGAATGGATATATAGGAAGAAGTGCTCTATTTGTAACTTCTTGGTGAACAGATCTAAAGGAACATTTTTGCTCATTGCATTGCTTTGATATTGGAGGGTTTTGAAAATGATCTGAAGGTGCATCAAGTCATTGTAAAGAATAGAAGAAAGATCACCACTACATATATTCGAAGACATAATTCATTATAATCTTGAAGAAGTTCACAAATGGAAGAGACTTGATTAGGCTTTGGTGCGACCTGTTTTGCCGCAACTCATGCCTCAATTATCTCAAAGAATCATTGATGAGCATGTTTGGCTCTGAAGAGTGGAAGACaagtaagattttttttttgttacatatggaaaaaacaaacaacaaaaaaaagcaACAGAGAAACAGAAGATGAAAAAAAGTGCAAACTATTGGACAATCAGTTTTGGAAGAACATAGTCACATGTCTCAAGGATGTTTGTCCTACAATAGGAGTTCTTCGTTTGGTAGATTCAAATGCAAAACCCGCCATGGGTTTCGTATATAGAGCAATAGATTCCggaaaaaagaaagagataaaagGTAACTTCAAGAACATCAAGAAAAGGTAAATTATTGTCTTAATTCTAGATTTGCTCTTACCTGAAACTCAAACACTTTCTAATTAATTTGTATTTGACATATTGTAGCTATAAACCTAGCCTATATGGAATATTATTGATGAGATGGGTTTAACAATTTCACAAGTAATGCAATTGAATATTACTTCAATCCTCATTTTCATTAGAAGTCTAATTTGAGGCATGATGATTCTGAGGTGAAACAATGGCTATGCAATTTTATAGGAAGGATGGTAGACACTCTcatagagattagagagcaataAGATTCATGCACAGAGAGCCTTTTTGGACTAGAGGTTGCACAACTTGTTAGGAAGACCACCTCTTGCAGAATGGAGGGAATTTTATGGAGATGATTGTCTAACCTAAAGAAGTTTGACATTGGGGAGCTTGACTTGTAGCTCTTCTAAATGTGAACGCAATTGGAACTCATTTGAAATGGTAAGCTTGACTTGTAGCTCTACTAATTCCAAGCTTGACTTTGTTTCTAGGTTTTAATTGTGTATGCCTAGGATTTGTAACGAAATTAAACAATCTTGTCACTATTGGTGGGTTGGTCAGCGGTCAATGATGCTAAAAGGATATCACATATTTAGTCAAATATGACCAAATGTCCGAAGCACAAGAAATTTTAGGAACAAATCTCTACTGGTTATAACACAACTATCAATCTTATTAAGTACCATAATTTTTTGCAAACTAAATCAAGCATAACATCACTTTTTTGGTACCATTCGAGAATATCTCTTTTCTTTACTGTTTCTATGAAGAAAAATGATTAAGAAAAGAAAGAGGTACAAGAACAATGGATGAGATATCCCACTAAAAGAAACCAAGAAATATAGAAAAGCATAATAGAAACCTAAAAAGATGCATGATCACAAACAACATAACACCAAGAAAAAGACATCAACATACCAAAATTGCATTAACTCACAAGCAATCCATGTAATCTATGTACTGACAAATCATAATATGTATCAGACTATTTCCGCACTCTTTCGATTGCAATGCCAACAAAGGAAACCAACTGCATAGTTCTTCCCCATAATATAGTCAGCTCAGTGCCGTGAACAAGGGGTGAAACATGGCAACCCAACAGCCAAAACACGAAAAGTAGGATACCCTTTCAATTAGCTTTCTCCtcaaaactttctttttctgatATTTCCTCAATTTCCGGGCCAGCACTTACAGGGCTATTGCTTGGGATGATGCTCTCAGCAGCAGAAGGGCTAGCACTTTTAACTGCCCCACCATCGTCTGTTTTCGGAGACACCGTGTTTGGGGATGCAAGACCAGAGATACGCTCATCCAAATGCAAATTCTTTGGTTTGTTCAGCGCGTGACAGTGCGGGCAATAGTAAGTGATAAATGGGAAATCCTCCTTCTGAGCTAGACCTGAATGTAAATAAGTAGATAAAAATACTTCCTGTTACTGTAACCATCTATCAACTGatgaatcaaaacaaaacaaaaaagcacTAGACACTAGTAAATGCAACAGAATATAAGGCATTAAAAATCAAATCCAGCCCCCTTACCATTATGCATATGGCAGTTACCGCATATGAGAGCATAAGACTGAGTTGGATCCTCACCCACAAGCAACGCTGCAATCCGTGCAATCCATCCTCCATCTTGCGCGGTGGAGCTTTGAGGATGTTGATGTTCAACAACAACAAGCTGATTGTACTCAGAGGTCTGAGTTTGATCAATCCCCCCAGAATCTACTAATTGTTGCTCATCAAAATTTGTTGTGGTTGTCCCTGGACTAGAGTGAACTTGTTTCCGATTTCGAAGTCCAGTAGACTGCACAAGTTCAACATCATTGCTCTTCCCCGTTGCAGAATTGGGTTTGGATTCATCTCCCATATGCACTTTCAAACCAGAATCTGCACCCAACTTATATGCCAAAACAGTTGCAGCAGCTGCCTTTGCAGCTGGGTCAGTGTCATATCTCTGCGTAGAACATAAGCATAATACTCAATAGTCAATAATATTAAAGCAGTTAAAAAAATATACCACCAAAAAACTGTTCATCACAAAGATGTGTTAAGCTCAGAATGAAATAAAGGAACTTTGATTCCAGTCGTCAAGTGATTTCATTCATATGCTCACATTATTGATTCTACCAAAAGGAAAGCAAAGGCCTATGAATATTATGCACTAAAATTGTAATAGAGAATTAGGAGGTAAGCTCTGACGGGATTCTGAAACAgttcttttttgttttcaaaataatCACCTGAATGAGCTGTTGTGTAGAGTAATAATTTGTCTTTTCTTTGAGCTCATCAATTTTTGCTTGCCTTTCAGCTCGAAGCCTATCAAGAATTTTCTGGTCCCTGCGATCACCTACAAAGtcatattataattaaaaatctgacAAATAGGAATTTTATTAGATTTCTCTGTTACGATATATTAGGGGTGCCTATATAAATAGGCTTAGGCCTTGTAGAATAGTTATGTTGTGATTGATATCCTGTAATGGAACCCTTCTTCCCCCTGTTTCTCTATTCTTTCTCTGAttctatcttcttctttccctATCTCTAATTCTATCcctaacattggtatcagaggGATATGTTACGATATATTAGGGGTGCCTATATAAATAGGCTTAGGCCTTGTAGAATAGTTATGTTGTGATTGATATCCTGTAATGGAACCCTTCTTCCCCCTGTTTCTCTATTCTTTCTCTGAttctatcttcttctttccctATCTCTAATTCTATCCCTAACATTCTCCCCAAATACTGAAGCATTAAATTGGAATCCAAAGTTAAAATCACTAGAATAGTGAAGCATAGCCATTATTGATGTaacaaatttctgactaactgTAAATATCAAATGGTAAGATCCTTGAAGCAATTTCCTCTGCACATAGCTTCAGTGCTTCACTAGAGCTGTTTTTACCCGATTGAATAAACTTTAGCACACTaatgaatttcaaaaaattatatgaTCAAGTATTTTAATCATCATTTGCAGACTACCCCATTGATATCAAATTGACAACAGAGGAATTACTTTTCCACTGACTCTAACAATTATGAAGGCATTTTCTCATGGAATTGATTAGCAATTATTGGCAGGAAAACTCCACTTTTGAAGCTTTTCCATCCTAACTTGTtaggaaaaatcaagaaaaatggCAGAAATTCTAATGAATATGGAGTCATAACTCTTTCCGACTGTAAACTGTTAACTGTATCATTCATACATAGGACTACTATATGACATCAAATCTTAGAATTACAACATAAATGACAACTTCCATTGAAGTTAGAATTAAATAAACTCAACCGCAACAGAACACACAATATACATATGAAGCCTTGAATAGATTGATAAAAAAGAAACGAAAAATGCCAAGTAGCTTCTACAATATATGCATGTAAATTGCAAAGCTCACGACACTTACAAATTTTGGTGAAGCTGACAAATCCTGAATACGCAGCAGATGATAGTGCAGGCAAAAGAAACATAGGCAAAACCCGGATTGCCCTCATTTTCCAATTCATATCCACTGATCTTGTTGTCATAATAGCATAACTTACAGCAATGACCTGAAAGTTGAAACTACTTTAagcaaaattcaattttttttattacaatggCAAAAGAAGGGGGTTACAGACCATGACATCAACTTATTTACAGATAGATATCAAATAACTACTCAATTGACAATTCAATCAAAATGAATAGCTAAAATGAAATAACATATTGAACCGAATAACcactttgattttattttttttgagatAAAGGATAATATATATTGAATAAGGGACAAGCAATACAAAGCAAGAGGAAGAGCCTCTGCAAAAAGGAATACAAGAGCtgctaaaacataaaaaagctaaaaggaaaaacaaactagAGAGAGAACAGCGCAAGCTACAGCAGAAGGGAAAAGGAACTAAAACCAAGAGAAAGCTTGAAGAAGACTAAAAGAGAAGCAGACTTGGCAAGCCCAACAGCAGATGGAAGGAAACCGAGCAGAGCAGCTAAAGGATCGAAATCACAGAGACCTCGATGACCACCACAAAATGTTCCTTCTACTGCAACCTGATTTAGCAAGGTTATCAGCCATACCATTTGCTTCGCGGAAAATAACCACTTTGATTGGTTATTTGTTTCTATATTTGTAGCAAAACTGCAAATGAGCAGCTCTTATGGTCCTAAGCTGTAAACCCGTGCTCCCCCACcccaaaacaaataaataaaaatcacaCATGCAGAAGTTGAAAATTCTAGTTCCTCTAAATATTCACATCAACAAAAAGTACAACTGAAAGCATCTTCATAGACCACTAAAATATCTTGATCAAGGATAAAATATGATAAACTGAAACACAAAAGCATGCATAACATAATTGACAAAGTGTAAAAGTATAATTAACCATGAACTAATATATCAAAGAAATAGCAAGCACACCTCAAATATAACAGAAAATATAATAAGATTGCGGCACATTCGTCTCCATGTTCGCGATCTCTTGCTCATTCTAGACATAACAGTAGCTTCCTCTTTAGAAATGTGTTGAAGTCTCTTCTCAAAATCATCACCATGTAACCTAAATATACCATTCCAAATCCGGGAAAAGAATCCCTTGGGCTTCTTCTTTCCATCGCCACCGGCACCGGCAGCAGTAGGACTCGTCTCTTTCTTCTCACCACCTTCCCCAACTGCTTTATCATCATCAGCCATCCCCTCTAGTTTCCTGAACAAACAAGATCAAAATTCAGAAACTGAATGAATTCATCAATAATCAGAGATCAGAAACTGGATACGGATCAACGAGGAAAATGCGAAATCGAGAAAATTACCTCGTCCGGTGGATGATTGAGATGCGGTTTCGTTCAGATCTCGTGATTTGGGGATTGAAAATGGGGGAAGATTTGACGAACACGCAGGACGAGGGTGGCGATCGATCGATGAAGTTCGATGATGATGCCACTCGATGAATTTTGAATCCCCAAGAATTGGGAAAAACTATATGCGTGTCTGTGAGGTGAGGTAAGGTTTCTTTCTTTGAGATGAattgaaaagagagaaaagagaataGAAACCCACACCGTACACACTGGTCGTTATGGCTTTCACTTTTTTTCAGGTAGGTGGGTATTGGTAATTTTACAATCACGTTGTTGTGGGCTTCAACTTCTAAAAATTTCACGTTCTTACATGTGTTGTTTCTTTTTTAACTAActctaatttcattttttactgTAGAGAATAAAATCTAATTTCATTTTCAGTCCCTATcaaatatcaatcaatcaatttcATTTAACTAAAAACATAGTATCTTCAAATTTTAAACCATCATTATTCCTCTTAGTTCTCATAGTTTTTCTTGTGTTTGACGGATGTCATCGCTTGTAAGAAACTAGTAGCATTCTACTTAAATAAAATcttgtatttaattattatgaatGGAAAAACTACGGGAAGAAAAGCTTTCATTCATTTAGAGATAAGCGATAGATGGCATCCTCCTTCGATGGGTTGTGAAGCTTAATGTGGATGAGAATTGCATGGGATGAGGTGGCTTGGTGCATAATGATGAGGGCTGATGGTTGTTTGGTTTCTTTTCGCATGGGATGGGGGACAACCCCTTGTTGGCGTAAGGTACTGCTAAGAGGGATGACCTCTTTTGATGGAGTGGTCTCGGAGTCACAAAGATGATATTTGTGAGGTGGATTGTGCAGAGCTTCTCTCCTCTAGAAAAGATGAGAGTATGAGATTTTATCCTTTGTTCGATGAGATTCAGAAGCTGCATTGGAGAAAGACAGTGAATCGTACCTAAGTTGGGGGCGCTTTCACCACCTTCGGGTTTGCACATCATAAGGAATTTTGTTGTCGTGGTTTAGTCATT
This is a stretch of genomic DNA from Lotus japonicus ecotype B-129 chromosome 1, LjGifu_v1.2. It encodes these proteins:
- the LOC130727466 gene encoding uncharacterized protein At2g24330-like yields the protein MADDDKAVGEGGEKKETSPTAAGAGGDGKKKPKGFFSRIWNGIFRLHGDDFEKRLQHISKEEATVMSRMSKRSRTWRRMCRNLIIFSVIFEVIAVSYAIMTTRSVDMNWKMRAIRVLPMFLLPALSSAAYSGFVSFTKICDRRDQKILDRLRAERQAKIDELKEKTNYYSTQQLIQRYDTDPAAKAAAATVLAYKLGADSGLKVHMGDESKPNSATGKSNDVELVQSTGLRNRKQVHSSPGTTTTNFDEQQLVDSGGIDQTQTSEYNQLVVVEHQHPQSSTAQDGGWIARIAALLVGEDPTQSYALICGNCHMHNGLAQKEDFPFITYYCPHCHALNKPKNLHLDERISGLASPNTVSPKTDDGGAVKSASPSAAESIIPSNSPVSAGPEIEEISEKESFEEKAN